One Polynucleobacter sp. MWH-Spelu-300-X4 genomic window carries:
- the mreD gene encoding rod shape-determining protein MreD gives MIESGYILRPANPLFIGASLLGALLLNFLPLGNSPWVPDWVLICIVFWTIYQPRKVGVVWAFCLGLVMDIHSATLLGQHALMYPIIAYFGINWQRRVLGFSRPEQSLHLLPLFLAASIWPLIVQWIASGEIPFWAWTSLFSGFIEAALWPIAVWILLAPQRRPTDVDLNRPL, from the coding sequence ATGATCGAGAGTGGGTACATACTTCGACCTGCTAATCCCCTATTTATTGGGGCTAGCTTGTTAGGTGCGTTGTTGCTAAATTTCTTACCGCTAGGCAACTCCCCTTGGGTGCCAGACTGGGTTTTAATTTGTATCGTTTTTTGGACGATTTACCAACCTAGAAAAGTGGGCGTTGTTTGGGCATTTTGCCTAGGCTTAGTAATGGATATTCATAGTGCAACCCTTTTAGGGCAGCACGCGCTTATGTATCCCATCATCGCGTATTTCGGCATTAACTGGCAGCGTCGTGTTCTTGGCTTTTCTCGCCCAGAACAATCCTTGCACCTTCTTCCATTATTTTTAGCTGCCTCTATTTGGCCGCTAATCGTTCAATGGATCGCCTCAGGAGAAATCCCATTTTGGGCATGGACGAGTCTGTTTTCTGGATTTATTGAAGCTGCACTGTGGCCTATTGCAGTTTGGATTCTTTTAGCGCCTCAAAGAAGACCAACCGATGTCGATTTAAATCGTCCTCTGTAA
- the gatC gene encoding Asp-tRNA(Asn)/Glu-tRNA(Gln) amidotransferase subunit GatC, giving the protein MNLEDVKRIAQLSRLAITDDEAASTLNQLQKVFDLVEQMQAVNTDGIEPLAHPIEQIMSIAQPLREDVVTEIDQRDAYLQNAPAQHEGLFLVPKVIE; this is encoded by the coding sequence ATGAATCTTGAAGATGTTAAGCGCATAGCGCAATTATCCCGCCTAGCCATCACTGATGATGAGGCAGCTAGTACCTTGAATCAATTACAAAAAGTATTTGATTTGGTTGAGCAAATGCAGGCTGTAAATACAGATGGTATTGAGCCTTTAGCTCATCCAATTGAGCAAATTATGTCTATTGCCCAACCATTACGTGAAGACGTCGTGACTGAAATCGATCAAAGAGATGCTTATTTACAAAATGCACCCGCTCAGCATGAGGGATTATTTTTAGTGCCAAAGGTGATTGAATGA
- the mreC gene encoding rod shape-determining protein MreC, with the protein MQLSPPPLFKQGTPALIKLAVCLLASLTLMVLDYQYRTIDQVRSIASFLLTPVETVMLWPRDLIRGTYDYLTTKGTLEQQNEALEKRVAELTLLANQSELFMSENAQLRKLIGIQEQTRFKILIAQILYNPPNPLSQKVIIDRGASSNITAGQAVADHQGIVGQVVRVMENKSEVSLLDDRDMVIPVQVARNGLRAALYGNGRGKPLELRHMAAVSDLQVGDILMTSGIDGVYPPGFAVATIDKIDRNVDKNFAYVYCSPVGGVNRFRHVMVLFYDAAFGPKPANDRNNKTSETKSNRLYRGKQ; encoded by the coding sequence TTGCAGCTTAGTCCGCCACCACTCTTCAAACAAGGCACGCCAGCTTTAATCAAGCTGGCGGTTTGTCTTTTGGCTAGCCTGACTTTAATGGTTTTAGATTATCAATACAGAACCATTGATCAAGTTCGCTCTATTGCTAGCTTCTTGTTAACGCCTGTTGAAACGGTCATGTTGTGGCCCAGGGACCTTATTAGGGGTACTTACGACTATCTCACCACCAAAGGCACTCTTGAGCAACAAAACGAAGCTTTGGAAAAACGGGTTGCTGAACTTACCCTCTTAGCTAATCAATCTGAGCTGTTCATGTCTGAAAATGCTCAACTTAGAAAATTAATCGGCATTCAAGAGCAAACCAGGTTCAAGATTCTCATTGCCCAAATTTTGTATAACCCGCCCAATCCTCTCTCTCAAAAGGTCATTATTGATAGAGGTGCTAGCAGCAACATCACGGCTGGCCAGGCGGTTGCCGATCACCAAGGCATTGTTGGTCAAGTTGTTCGGGTCATGGAAAACAAATCCGAAGTTTCTTTGTTAGATGACAGAGATATGGTGATTCCCGTACAAGTGGCCAGAAACGGCCTAAGAGCTGCTTTGTACGGTAACGGCAGGGGTAAGCCTCTTGAATTAAGACATATGGCTGCAGTGAGTGATTTACAGGTGGGCGATATCCTGATGACTTCAGGTATCGATGGTGTTTATCCCCCAGGATTTGCCGTGGCTACTATCGACAAAATCGACCGTAATGTTGATAAGAATTTTGCCTATGTTTACTGCTCTCCAGTAGGCGGCGTTAACCGATTCCGTCATGTCATGGTGCTGTTTTATGATGCGGCATTTGGCCCTAAACCGGCTAATGATCGAAACAATAAGACCTCTGAAACAAAATCCAATCGCTTATATAGAGGTAAGCAATGA
- the gatA gene encoding Asp-tRNA(Asn)/Glu-tRNA(Gln) amidotransferase subunit GatA, producing MSWHTKTIKQISDALKAKQISSKELADYFLQRIANAKDLNAVIDLNEAKTIEQANHADTLIAKGAASPLIGVPILHKDVFVTKHWKSTACSKILGDYVSPFDAHVVAKLGPDGAGMVCLGKANMDEFAMGSSNENSYVGPALNPWDKTRVPGGSSGGSAVAIAAGLSPAATGTDTGGSIRQPASLCGITGIKPTYGRVSRYGMIAYASSLDQGGPMAKTAEDCAILLNAMAGHDHKDSTSLDRPSEDYTAKLGKSWTPGEAQLLKGLKVGLPKEYFGDGLSSDVRAAVEGALEQFKKMGAECVPVSLPKTELSIPVYYVIAPAEASSNLSRFDGVRYGRRADQYGDLLDMYKRTRSEGFGTEVKRRIMIGTYVLSHGYYDAYYLKAQRIRRIIAQDFQEAFKQCDIIAGPVAPTVAGKIGEKTSDPTQMYLEDIYTLSPNLAGLPAMSAPCGFGDNGMPVGIQLIGNYFSEASLLQLAHAYQMETDWHQRLSPAAQKGGAA from the coding sequence ATGAGCTGGCATACCAAAACAATTAAACAAATTTCAGACGCACTTAAAGCTAAACAAATTAGCAGTAAAGAATTAGCAGATTATTTTTTACAAAGAATTGCCAATGCGAAAGATTTGAACGCGGTTATTGATTTAAATGAAGCAAAAACTATTGAGCAAGCGAATCATGCTGATACGTTAATTGCGAAAGGTGCGGCATCTCCATTAATAGGCGTGCCAATTTTGCATAAGGATGTTTTTGTAACGAAGCATTGGAAATCAACGGCATGTTCAAAAATTTTGGGCGACTACGTTAGCCCATTCGATGCTCATGTAGTGGCTAAGCTAGGACCTGATGGTGCTGGCATGGTGTGCTTGGGTAAAGCCAATATGGATGAGTTCGCGATGGGCTCTTCTAATGAAAATTCTTACGTAGGCCCTGCTTTAAATCCGTGGGATAAAACTCGTGTACCCGGTGGATCATCTGGTGGTTCTGCTGTAGCAATTGCAGCCGGATTAAGTCCTGCTGCAACAGGCACAGATACGGGCGGATCCATTCGTCAGCCAGCATCATTGTGTGGCATTACAGGTATTAAACCCACATATGGCCGCGTATCGCGTTACGGGATGATTGCTTATGCATCATCTTTGGATCAGGGTGGGCCCATGGCGAAAACCGCTGAGGATTGCGCTATCTTGTTAAATGCGATGGCTGGTCATGATCACAAAGATTCAACAAGTTTGGATCGGCCCTCTGAAGATTACACAGCAAAATTAGGTAAGTCATGGACTCCTGGCGAAGCACAACTTTTAAAGGGTTTAAAAGTTGGTCTACCGAAAGAATATTTTGGTGATGGTTTAAGTTCTGATGTGCGTGCTGCCGTAGAGGGCGCGCTGGAACAATTTAAAAAAATGGGCGCTGAATGTGTGCCTGTTTCATTACCTAAAACAGAGCTATCCATTCCTGTGTATTACGTTATTGCGCCAGCAGAGGCATCAAGCAATTTAAGTCGCTTTGATGGTGTTCGTTATGGGCGTCGTGCCGACCAATATGGTGATTTGTTGGACATGTACAAACGTACGCGTTCAGAAGGTTTTGGCACCGAAGTAAAACGTCGCATCATGATTGGAACTTATGTGTTGTCACACGGCTATTACGATGCGTATTACTTGAAGGCGCAACGTATTCGCAGAATCATTGCGCAAGATTTTCAAGAAGCATTTAAACAATGCGACATCATTGCTGGACCGGTGGCACCAACAGTTGCTGGCAAGATTGGTGAGAAAACATCTGATCCAACGCAAATGTATTTAGAAGATATTTATACCTTATCACCTAATTTGGCTGGGTTACCTGCCATGAGTGCGCCTTGTGGTTTTGGTGACAATGGCATGCCTGTTGGCATACAGCTAATTGGTAACTATTTCTCAGAGGCAAGCTTATTGCAATTGGCACACGCATATCAAATGGAAACGGATTGGCACCAACGTCTTTCACCGGCTGCGCAGAAAGGTGGTGCAGCATGA
- a CDS encoding glutathione S-transferase — MNDLAVLYSYRRCPYAMRARMALSYAGIPVEIREISLRNKPLAMLEISPKGTVPVLQVGELVIEQSLEIMKWALSQSDKNGWLNNLAASEALIATNDGPFKRLLDQYKYPDRYPHQTITDTLNQALEICLLPFEQRLQSSRYLLGDQMSLADVATFPFIRQFSMVDAAWFEKSSLDHLKKWLNERIESDLFLGVMQKHPTWHDK, encoded by the coding sequence ATGAATGATTTAGCGGTTTTGTATTCTTATCGACGTTGCCCTTATGCAATGAGGGCCAGAATGGCTTTAAGTTATGCCGGCATTCCTGTGGAAATACGAGAAATTTCTTTACGGAATAAGCCATTAGCCATGTTAGAAATTTCACCAAAAGGAACGGTGCCGGTATTGCAGGTTGGTGAATTAGTTATTGAACAAAGTTTAGAAATCATGAAATGGGCTTTGTCGCAGTCGGATAAAAATGGCTGGTTAAATAATTTGGCTGCTTCGGAAGCGTTAATCGCTACTAATGATGGGCCTTTTAAAAGGCTTTTAGATCAATATAAATATCCTGATCGATATCCGCATCAAACAATTACAGACACCCTCAATCAAGCATTAGAAATATGTTTATTGCCATTTGAGCAACGTTTGCAAAGTTCACGTTATTTATTGGGTGATCAAATGAGCTTGGCTGATGTGGCGACCTTCCCATTTATTAGGCAATTTTCAATGGTTGATGCCGCGTGGTTTGAAAAATCCTCTTTAGACCATCTTAAAAAGTGGTTAAATGAACGGATAGAATCAGATTTATTTTTAGGCGTTATGCAAAAGCATCCAACTTGGCATGACAAATAA
- the gatB gene encoding Asp-tRNA(Asn)/Glu-tRNA(Gln) amidotransferase subunit GatB yields MKWEVVIGLETHAQLRTVSKIFSGASTEFGAEANRQACAVDLALPGVLPVLNKEAVAHAIRFGLAVGSTIAPFSVFARKNYFYPDLPKGYQISQFEIPVVQGGKLDIQVDGVVKTVNLTRAHLEEDAGKSLHEDFRGPHGESSSGIDLNRAGTPLLEIVTEPDMHSAAEAVAYAKALHTLVVWLGVCDGNMQEGSFRCDANVSVRPEGQAEFGTRCEIKNLNSFRFLEEAIQYEVRRQIELIEDGGTVVQETRLYDPDKKETRSMRSKEDANDYRYFPDPDLLPLIISEEWIAKERSEMTELPAEKAERWQSEFGLSAYDCQVLTQERATADFYEALVAELGKDNAKAAANLMAGDFASALNRDGLSATESPLTAKQIAKLILRVSDGTISNKIAKEIFMAMWDERATDLDAVDRIIESKGLKQISDTGALEAIIDQVLAANQKSVEEFRSGKEKAFNALIGQIMKATQGKANPQQVNKLLTEKLS; encoded by the coding sequence ATGAAATGGGAAGTGGTGATTGGTCTTGAGACCCATGCGCAATTAAGAACTGTTTCTAAAATTTTTAGTGGAGCGTCTACTGAGTTTGGCGCAGAAGCAAATCGTCAGGCTTGTGCTGTTGACTTGGCTCTTCCAGGTGTTTTGCCTGTCTTAAATAAAGAGGCTGTGGCGCATGCTATTCGTTTTGGCTTGGCCGTTGGTTCAACGATTGCGCCATTTAGCGTGTTTGCACGTAAAAATTATTTCTATCCTGATTTACCAAAGGGTTATCAAATTAGTCAATTTGAAATACCAGTGGTGCAGGGTGGCAAGTTGGATATTCAAGTTGATGGCGTTGTAAAAACAGTCAATTTAACGAGGGCCCACTTAGAGGAAGATGCTGGTAAATCGCTGCATGAAGATTTCCGTGGCCCACATGGCGAATCATCTAGCGGTATTGATTTGAATAGAGCTGGCACGCCACTTTTGGAAATTGTTACTGAGCCGGATATGCATAGCGCCGCTGAAGCAGTTGCTTATGCAAAAGCGTTGCACACCCTGGTGGTTTGGCTAGGTGTTTGCGATGGCAATATGCAAGAAGGTTCTTTTAGATGTGATGCCAACGTTTCTGTGAGACCAGAAGGTCAGGCTGAGTTTGGCACACGTTGCGAAATTAAAAATTTGAACTCTTTCCGTTTCTTGGAGGAGGCTATTCAATACGAGGTGCGTCGTCAAATAGAACTCATTGAAGATGGTGGAACCGTTGTTCAAGAAACAAGGCTCTATGATCCAGATAAAAAAGAAACTCGTAGCATGCGCAGTAAAGAAGATGCTAACGATTACCGCTATTTCCCAGACCCAGATCTATTGCCTTTAATTATTTCTGAGGAATGGATTGCAAAAGAGCGCTCTGAGATGACTGAGTTGCCAGCAGAGAAGGCCGAACGTTGGCAGAGTGAGTTTGGGCTGTCTGCTTACGATTGCCAAGTGTTAACGCAAGAGCGTGCTACAGCTGACTTTTATGAGGCTTTGGTGGCGGAGTTGGGTAAAGATAATGCAAAAGCCGCAGCTAATTTAATGGCAGGAGATTTTGCTTCAGCACTAAATCGTGATGGTCTTAGTGCAACAGAGTCTCCTTTAACGGCTAAGCAAATTGCAAAATTAATATTAAGAGTTTCTGATGGAACAATTTCTAACAAAATTGCCAAAGAAATTTTTATGGCTATGTGGGATGAGCGTGCCACTGATTTAGATGCTGTTGATCGCATCATTGAATCAAAAGGTCTAAAGCAAATTAGCGATACCGGGGCATTGGAAGCAATCATCGATCAAGTATTGGCGGCCAATCAAAAGTCAGTTGAGGAATTTAGATCTGGAAAAGAGAAAGCCTTTAACGCGTTAATTGGCCAGATCATGAAGGCGACGCAAGGAAAGGCGAATCCTCAACAGGTTAATAAATTACTAACAGAAAAGCTGAGTTAA
- a CDS encoding ketopantoate reductase family protein translates to MTNKNPKIFVMGAGSVGCFFGGMLARAGKDVTLIARPNHVEAIREKGLYMECINFQEYVPVKATTDQSVVKEADIILLCVKSPDTQKTIEAIYGFLKKDVIILSLQNGVSNCDTISQKVPKHVYPTVVYVATGMAGPGHLKHFGRGELLIGDLNNEHLVNDSIQDELQMLAEIFGSSGVPCDISKNIKHELWSKFLVNCCYNGISAIGQIQYGKMAAQAEVRALIEQITKEFLAIALKEGVDISPSQAASLNYQIATSMSGQRSSTAQDLSRKKPTEIDYLNGLIVKKGQDYGIDTPANQSVYALVKMMESNY, encoded by the coding sequence ATGACGAATAAAAATCCAAAAATATTTGTAATGGGTGCAGGCTCTGTAGGATGCTTTTTTGGCGGCATGTTAGCGCGCGCCGGAAAAGATGTGACATTAATAGCACGACCCAATCATGTGGAAGCCATTCGTGAAAAAGGCTTATATATGGAGTGCATTAATTTTCAAGAATATGTTCCCGTTAAAGCCACAACAGATCAGTCTGTTGTAAAAGAGGCCGATATTATTTTGTTGTGTGTTAAGTCTCCTGACACTCAAAAAACAATAGAAGCGATTTATGGGTTTTTGAAAAAAGACGTCATTATTTTGAGTTTGCAAAACGGCGTTAGCAATTGCGACACTATTTCCCAAAAAGTTCCTAAGCATGTTTATCCAACGGTTGTGTATGTCGCGACGGGTATGGCCGGGCCTGGCCATTTAAAACACTTTGGTCGAGGCGAGTTATTAATTGGAGATTTAAATAACGAACATCTTGTTAATGACTCAATTCAAGATGAGCTTCAAATGTTGGCTGAGATATTTGGTTCATCAGGTGTTCCTTGTGACATATCAAAAAACATTAAACATGAGTTGTGGAGTAAGTTTTTGGTGAACTGTTGTTATAACGGTATTTCTGCGATTGGCCAGATTCAATATGGCAAGATGGCTGCGCAAGCGGAAGTGAGAGCACTCATTGAGCAGATAACAAAAGAATTTTTAGCAATAGCTCTTAAAGAAGGGGTTGATATTAGTCCTTCACAAGCAGCTAGTCTCAATTACCAAATAGCCACTAGTATGTCGGGGCAGCGCTCCTCTACTGCCCAGGACTTATCTAGAAAAAAACCTACTGAGATTGATTATCTTAATGGCTTGATTGTTAAAAAAGGGCAAGACTATGGCATAGACACGCCGGCGAACCAGAGCGTCTATGCCTTAGTCAAAATGATGGAATCCAATTATTGA
- the rodA gene encoding rod shape-determining protein RodA: MEKRPLIQRIDFLWSGFDKTLGLIVLGLALISIVTFISASSGTPIQLIDQLRNLLLSYSVMWLVSRVPPKWLQRSAVWIYSFGVALLLAVAAFGLIKKGARRWVNIGVVIQPSELMKIAMPLMLAWYFQKREGVLRNLDYGIAAILLILPVALIARQPDLGTALLVLAAGLYVIILAGFPWKYIVPVVSVGGVAILLVIIFGSFICDPDVSWPFLHDYQKHRICTLLDPSTDPLGKGFHTIQSVIAIGSGGLFGKGWLQGTQAHLEFIPEKHTDFVFAVFSEEFGLIGNLVLLALFFGLIQRGLAISSNAPTLFTRLLGGSVTMIFFTYAFVNMGMVSGILPVVGVPLPFISYGGTALVTLGVGIGILMSIHRHRRLVQS; this comes from the coding sequence ATGGAAAAGCGCCCCTTAATTCAGCGCATTGATTTTTTATGGTCGGGCTTCGATAAAACCTTAGGTCTTATTGTTCTTGGCTTGGCTTTAATTAGCATTGTTACTTTTATCTCTGCTAGTAGTGGCACCCCAATTCAATTAATCGATCAATTAAGAAATCTATTACTTTCTTATTCTGTGATGTGGCTTGTTTCTAGAGTGCCTCCAAAATGGTTGCAACGATCAGCCGTTTGGATCTATAGCTTTGGTGTTGCATTACTGTTAGCTGTGGCAGCTTTTGGTTTAATTAAAAAAGGTGCGCGCCGCTGGGTAAATATAGGGGTAGTAATTCAGCCATCAGAACTTATGAAAATTGCTATGCCATTAATGTTGGCTTGGTACTTTCAAAAAAGAGAAGGTGTTCTTAGAAATTTAGACTATGGCATAGCGGCCATATTACTTATCTTGCCAGTAGCTTTAATTGCAAGACAACCTGACTTAGGAACCGCTCTTTTAGTTTTAGCGGCAGGCCTTTATGTGATTATTCTTGCTGGGTTTCCCTGGAAATATATTGTTCCCGTCGTCTCTGTCGGCGGCGTTGCCATATTGCTGGTAATTATTTTTGGTAGCTTTATTTGCGATCCCGATGTGTCTTGGCCATTCTTACACGACTATCAAAAGCATCGCATTTGTACACTGTTAGACCCCAGTACCGATCCATTAGGCAAGGGCTTTCATACCATTCAGTCTGTGATTGCTATTGGTTCTGGTGGTTTGTTTGGTAAAGGTTGGTTACAAGGCACACAAGCGCACTTAGAATTCATCCCCGAAAAACATACGGACTTTGTTTTTGCAGTTTTTTCTGAAGAATTTGGCCTAATTGGAAACCTTGTTTTACTCGCCCTATTCTTTGGACTTATTCAAAGAGGGTTAGCCATTTCGTCTAATGCGCCAACTTTATTTACACGCCTTTTGGGTGGCTCAGTCACTATGATTTTCTTTACCTATGCTTTTGTGAACATGGGCATGGTTAGTGGCATCTTGCCTGTTGTGGGAGTTCCACTCCCCTTCATTAGCTACGGCGGAACGGCCTTAGTAACGCTTGGCGTTGGTATTGGTATCTTGATGAGTATCCACAGACATCGTCGTCTAGTGCAAAGTTAA
- a CDS encoding rod shape-determining protein, producing the protein MFGLFRNYFSNDLAIDLGTANTLIYMRDRGIVLDEPSVVAIRQEGGPNGKKTILAVGKEAKQMLGRVPGNIEAIRPMKDGVIADFTITEQMLKQFIKMVHETKLLKPSPRIIICVPCGSTQVERRAIRESALGAGASQVYLIEEPMAAAIGAGLPVSEASGSMVVDIGGGTTEVGVMSLGGMVYKGSVRVGGDKFDEAIINYIRRNYGMLIGEQTSEAIKKTIGSAFPGSEVKEMEIRGRNLSEGIPRSFTVTSNEILEALTDPLNQIVTAVKVALEQTPPELASDIADRGMMLTGGGALLRDLDRLLLEETGLPVHVAEDPLTCVARGSGMALERMDKLGGVFSQE; encoded by the coding sequence ATGTTTGGTCTCTTTCGCAACTACTTTTCCAATGATTTAGCCATTGACTTAGGCACAGCTAACACCCTTATTTACATGCGTGACAGGGGTATTGTCCTTGATGAACCGTCTGTTGTGGCGATTCGCCAAGAAGGCGGCCCCAACGGCAAAAAAACCATTTTGGCAGTCGGTAAAGAAGCCAAACAGATGCTCGGTCGCGTTCCTGGCAATATTGAGGCGATTCGCCCTATGAAAGACGGTGTTATTGCCGATTTCACGATTACCGAACAAATGTTGAAGCAGTTTATCAAGATGGTGCATGAAACGAAACTGCTAAAACCAAGTCCACGCATCATTATTTGCGTACCATGCGGATCAACCCAGGTTGAAAGACGTGCTATTCGTGAATCAGCTCTTGGCGCAGGTGCGTCTCAAGTTTACTTAATTGAAGAGCCAATGGCTGCTGCTATTGGCGCCGGCTTACCGGTTTCTGAAGCTTCAGGCTCAATGGTTGTAGACATCGGTGGCGGCACAACTGAAGTGGGTGTTATGTCCCTAGGCGGTATGGTTTACAAGGGTTCTGTTCGTGTTGGCGGCGACAAATTTGACGAAGCCATCATCAATTACATCCGCCGTAACTACGGCATGTTGATTGGTGAACAAACTTCTGAAGCTATCAAGAAAACGATTGGTTCAGCCTTCCCAGGTTCCGAAGTAAAAGAAATGGAAATTCGCGGCCGCAACCTATCAGAAGGTATTCCTAGAAGCTTTACGGTGACAAGCAATGAAATCCTTGAAGCCCTAACAGACCCACTTAATCAAATTGTTACTGCAGTTAAAGTGGCTCTTGAGCAAACTCCACCAGAACTGGCCTCAGATATCGCCGATAGAGGCATGATGTTGACAGGCGGTGGCGCTCTACTAAGAGACCTTGACCGCTTACTTTTGGAAGAAACTGGCTTGCCAGTTCATGTGGCTGAAGATCCTCTAACTTGCGTTGCCCGAGGCTCAGGCATGGCCCTCGAGCGCATGGATAAGTTAGGCGGCGTTTTCTCACAAGAATAA
- a CDS encoding hemin uptake protein HemP, whose product MTTNEINFPKREDHKSKNQSPVNSKSLLGQSNYLDIAHEGEIYRLRITKLKKLILTK is encoded by the coding sequence ATGACAACAAATGAAATCAACTTTCCCAAAAGGGAAGACCACAAATCAAAAAATCAATCCCCTGTAAACAGCAAGTCTTTGCTGGGGCAATCTAACTATTTAGATATTGCTCATGAAGGCGAAATTTATCGCCTTCGCATCACAAAGCTTAAGAAGCTAATTTTGACTAAATAA
- the mrdA gene encoding penicillin-binding protein 2 has protein sequence MDRFKNTQPTVKSFQDRLSVAMVFVLVCFGLLLLRFVWLQIITHNRHSLAAENNRIALVPVPASRGLIIDRNGIVIARNYSAYTLEINPSQIEGNVNDLLDELSSVVDIQPKDRKNFLKLLNESKTFDAFPVRTLLSDVEVARFTAQSFRFPGVEIRARLFRQYPYGELGSHVIGYIGRVSQRDREKLIAELDDNRTGSDSTQRRNINLLGTPYVGKIGLEQSYEYALRGAPGFEQVEITAGGRAVRTLTTSSSTPGNNLVLSIDIKLQHLVEELYGKRRGAFVAIEPESGDVLAFVSKPNFNPNDFVEGIDPTTWKALNESLEKPLYNRPLKGIYPPGSTYKPFMALAALETGKRTPSQAISDPGYFTFGNHTFRDDKKGGHGMVDMAKSIVESCDTYYYLLARDMGVNMMHDFMKPLGFGQITGIDLDGEVRGTLPSTAWKEKTFKKPEQQKWYDGETISLGIGQGYNSFTILQLAHATANLANKGVVMKPHLVKSIENPITKERKLTTPKESYRVDLKPQNIEVIKNAMIDVNKFGTSAQAFAGVAYQAAGKTGTAQVFSLNSKNYSHSATPEFLRDHALFIVFAPADKPKIAIAMVVENAGFGAAQAAPIARRALDYFIEGRWPKEVPEWKSAP, from the coding sequence ATGGATCGCTTTAAAAATACTCAGCCGACCGTTAAGTCTTTCCAAGACAGGCTATCTGTTGCCATGGTATTTGTATTGGTCTGCTTTGGCCTATTGCTACTTAGATTTGTTTGGTTACAAATAATTACACACAACAGGCACTCTTTAGCGGCTGAAAACAATCGCATTGCCTTGGTACCTGTACCTGCTAGCCGTGGATTAATTATCGACAGAAATGGCATTGTTATTGCTAGAAATTACTCTGCTTACACCTTAGAAATCAATCCATCGCAAATTGAAGGCAATGTGAATGATTTGTTAGATGAACTATCTAGCGTTGTGGATATTCAACCAAAAGATAGAAAGAATTTTTTAAAACTTTTAAACGAATCAAAAACTTTTGACGCGTTTCCGGTTAGAACTCTATTAAGCGATGTTGAGGTTGCAAGATTTACAGCTCAAAGCTTTAGATTTCCCGGTGTCGAAATTCGCGCACGCTTATTTAGACAATATCCATATGGAGAATTAGGCTCTCACGTCATTGGCTACATTGGTCGAGTTTCTCAACGTGACCGCGAAAAATTAATTGCTGAACTAGACGACAATAGAACTGGTAGCGATAGTACTCAAAGAAGAAACATTAATTTACTAGGCACTCCATATGTTGGGAAAATTGGCCTAGAGCAGAGTTATGAATACGCGCTGCGTGGTGCGCCAGGATTTGAGCAAGTAGAAATCACAGCCGGTGGAAGAGCCGTTCGGACACTCACAACTTCTTCATCAACGCCTGGCAATAACTTGGTGCTATCCATTGATATCAAACTACAGCACCTCGTAGAAGAACTCTATGGAAAGAGAAGAGGTGCCTTTGTTGCTATCGAACCAGAATCTGGCGACGTATTAGCATTTGTTTCTAAGCCCAACTTCAATCCTAATGATTTTGTAGAGGGCATTGATCCAACTACGTGGAAAGCATTAAACGAGTCTTTAGAAAAGCCGCTCTATAACAGGCCACTTAAAGGTATTTATCCGCCAGGTTCTACCTATAAACCTTTCATGGCTTTGGCTGCACTAGAGACCGGCAAGCGAACACCAAGCCAAGCAATTTCGGATCCAGGCTACTTCACCTTTGGCAACCACACTTTCAGAGATGATAAAAAAGGCGGTCATGGCATGGTCGATATGGCCAAATCAATTGTTGAATCTTGTGACACGTACTACTACTTACTCGCAAGAGACATGGGCGTAAACATGATGCATGACTTCATGAAACCGCTAGGCTTCGGACAAATTACCGGTATTGATTTAGATGGTGAAGTAAGAGGAACGCTACCGTCTACCGCTTGGAAAGAAAAAACATTTAAAAAACCTGAACAACAAAAATGGTACGACGGAGAAACCATTTCTTTAGGTATCGGCCAAGGCTATAACAGTTTCACGATTCTTCAATTAGCTCACGCCACTGCCAACTTAGCTAATAAAGGTGTCGTAATGAAACCACACCTAGTTAAGTCGATTGAGAATCCAATTACTAAAGAACGTAAATTAACAACTCCTAAAGAAAGTTATCGGGTTGATTTAAAACCTCAAAACATTGAGGTCATTAAAAATGCAATGATTGATGTAAACAAATTTGGTACATCAGCGCAAGCCTTTGCAGGGGTGGCCTACCAAGCAGCTGGCAAAACTGGCACCGCTCAGGTATTTAGCTTGAACTCTAAAAACTATAGTCATAGTGCAACCCCAGAATTTTTAAGAGACCATGCTTTATTTATTGTTTTTGCACCAGCGGACAAACCAAAAATTGCTATTGCCATGGTAGTTGAAAATGCAGGCTTTGGTGCTGCACAAGCAGCGCCGATTGCAAGAAGAGCGCTTGATTATTTCATTGAAGGCCGCTGGCCGAAGGAGGTTCCAGAATGGAAAAGCGCCCCTTAA